A single region of the Sciurus carolinensis chromosome 14, mSciCar1.2, whole genome shotgun sequence genome encodes:
- the C14H9orf40 gene encoding uncharacterized protein C9orf40 homolog — translation MAKRRAAEPLTFHVPWKRLLLCDFTEEPPPPPPPLWIPPSGASHPGLPRKRKIDAGAMSEPSASPSKRRDSGDSSAPSGGEHEGRGLETGEPPLSQLPGGSRGPGEEPRDAQPPRGGGDDGAGRTGPPREDWGAASRQHNEEFWQYNTFQYWRNPLPHIDLSDIEDVSENNQTEATLEGKNEVVEIDMES, via the exons ATGGCCAAGCGGCGTGCGGCCGAGCCGCTGACGTTCCACGTGCCTTGGAAGCGGCTCCTGCTCTGCGACTTCACggaggagccgccgccgccgccgccgccgctctgGATCCCGCCGTCGGGGGCCTCGCATCCCGGGCTACCGCGAAAGCGCAAAATCGACGCAGGGGCCATGTCAGAGCCTTCGGCTTCGCCCAGCAAGCGCCGCGACAGCGGGGACAGCAGCGCCCCGAGCGGCGGGGAGCATGAGGGCCGCGGCCTGGAAACGGGCGAACCCCCGCTGTCGCAGCTGCCCGGAGGATCCCGGGGGCCGGGGGAGGAGCCCCGGGATGCCCAGCCCCCAAGGGGCGGTGGCGACGACGGGGCGGGGCGCACAGGGCCCCCGCGGGAAGACTGGGGGGCCGCATCGCGCCAG cacAATGAAGAATTTTGGCAGTACAATACTTTCCAGTACTGGAGAAATCCTTTACCACATATTGATCTGTCAGACATTGAAGATGTGAGTGAAAATAACCAGACAGAAGCAACACTGGAGGGCAAGAATGAAGTGGTTGAGATTGACATGGAGTCCTGA